The genomic window TGAAGAGGCTCCTGGGAATCTCGCTGACCCGCACCATGTCATCGCTTGAGAGGATATTCCGGCCGTCAAAGGGAAGGCCGGGTACCTGTGCCGGCCTCGAACCGGTGGCGATGATGATCTTCTCTGCTTCCACCGTCTCTCTCTCGCCGCCTCTTTTCTCGACCTCGATCCTTCCAGGACTCACCAGGGTACCTTTGCCCTCGATAAGGCTCACCCCCCAACTCTTGAAGAGGGCCCTAATTCCCTTCACCTGTATCGAGACGACCTTGTTCTTTCTTTCCATGATCTTCGTGAGGTTGGGGGAGAGAGAACCGGCGAGGTCGATTCCGAAATCGGCGAGGTTCTTTGCCCTCAGAAAGGCTTCTGCTGAGGCGATGAGGGTCTTTGTAGGGATGCAGCCCCAGTTGAGGCAGGTTCCTCCGACTTCATCCTTTTCGATGACCATGACTTGCGCACCGAGCTGGGAGGCCTTGAGTGCAGCGACATAACCGCCTGGCCCTCCGCCGAGGACGGCGATTCTCATTTCACCTCTTCTTCGAGATACCCTGCGTACTCCGCGGCGTCCATGAGATCTTCCAGTTCCGTAACGTCATCCATTTCGAGGACGGCGATCCAGCCCTTGCCGTAAGGTTCTTCATTGATGATCTCCGGGGATTCCGATAATTCCTCATTCACTTCGATAATGGTGCCGCTGACAGGCGCTATCACGGAGGACGTCGCTTTTGTGGATTCTATCTCAGAGATTTCACTATTGGCTTCTACGGTTGTGTCAACTTCAGGAAGGTCGATGTACACGATGTCTCCGAGTGCTTCCTGCGCATGGTCTGTTATCCCTATCGTCGCCTTCTTGCCGCTGATCTTTACCCACGTGTGTTCCTTGTGATATTTGAGATTCTCGGGATTCATCTCATCCTCCTTTCCTGTTCAGGAACCTGTGAATTTCTATCACAGGTTTTTCTCATTTGTCAAGGCTCTCCTGTGACAGTTTCTCCGCCCTCTTTCTGAGCTGTTTCAGTTTACCAAGGGCAGACTTCGGGGTCAATGATGACATATCCATATTCATGATTTCATCGAGCAACGGATCTTCCGTCGTCTCGAAGAGATCCATCTGACCGGCTTTCCTCACAGAGCCCTTCAGCATGAATCCTGTCCTGCCCGCCTTGTGCATCTCATCTTTCTCGAAGGACGTGAGGACTTCCCTTGCCCTGTCGATCACCTCGTCAGGCAGACCGGCAAGTCTCGCCACGTGGATTCCGTAACTTTTGTCAGCAGGCCCCGGCATGATCTTCCGGAGAAAGATGATCTCGTCCCCCCATTCCTTGACGGAGATGTTGTAGTTTCTCACACCCTCGAGGGTCATGCTCAATTCGGTGAGTTCATTGTAGTGGGTCGC from Thermodesulfovibrionales bacterium includes these protein-coding regions:
- the gcvH gene encoding glycine cleavage system protein GcvH, giving the protein MNPENLKYHKEHTWVKISGKKATIGITDHAQEALGDIVYIDLPEVDTTVEANSEISEIESTKATSSVIAPVSGTIIEVNEELSESPEIINEEPYGKGWIAVLEMDDVTELEDLMDAAEYAGYLEEEVK